One window from the genome of Paramisgurnus dabryanus chromosome 24, PD_genome_1.1, whole genome shotgun sequence encodes:
- the lpla gene encoding lipoprotein lipase — translation MGKVSKLCFITWIYFLAYISLGFATTIEPTIEPTSESTTFSYIMDNYTESMADLSDIESKFSFRTSEEPEDDLCYIVPGQPETIKECNFNPENNTFIVIHGWTVTGMFESWVPKLVTALYEREPSANVIVVDWLTRAQQHYPTSAAYTKLVGRDVAKFVNWLQAEIDYPWEKLHLLGYSLGAHVAGITGFLTKNKVNRITGLDPAGPSFEYADSQSTLSPDDALFVDVLHTNTRGSPDRSIGIQRPVGHIDVYPNGGTFQPGCNLQNTVLMVATTGLRNMDQIVKCSHERSIHLFIDSLVNTKQQSVAFRCSSRESFNKGMCLSCRKNRCNKVGYGINKIRTRRSSKMYMKTRDMMPFKVFHYQVKVHFFGKTKLSYTDQPMKVSLYGIDGEKENIPYVMPTLNSNATVSFLLTTDVDIGDLLMVKLFWEKDTLISWPWWNPDTFHVRKLRVKSGEKQSKVIFTAKEGEFSYLTRGGDAAVFVKDKEAQSSRKNERLHKRKMEGSSYKQNTE, via the exons ATGGGGAAAGTAAGCAAATTGTGTTTTATAACGTGGATATACTTTCTTGCGTACATTTCATTGGGATTTGCAACTACAATCGAGCCAACAATCGAGCCGACGAGCGAGTCTACAACTTTTA GTTACATCATGGACAATTACACCGAATCGATGGCGGACTTAAGCGACATCGAGTCCAAGTTTTCTTTCAGAACCAGCGAGGAACCCGAGGACGATTTGTGTTATATTGTTCCTGGTCAACCCGAAACTATTAAAGAATGTAACTTCAATCCAGAAAACAACACCTTCATAGTTATTCACGGATGGACG GTCACTGGTATGTTTGAAAGTTGGGTTCCTAAACTGGTAACAGCTTTGTATGAACGAGAGCCATCGGCCAATGTCATTGTGGTGGACTGGTTGACACGCGCACAGCAGCACTACCCTACATCGGCAGCGTACACCAAACTAGTGGGCAGAGATGTGGCCAAATTTGTCAACTGGTTACAG GCCGAGATTGACTATCCTTGGGAGAAACTACACCTGCTGGGCTACAGCCTTGGTGCACACGTGGCAGGAATCACTGGTTTTCTTaccaaaaataaagttaaccGAATCACAG GTTTGGATCCGGCTGGTCCTAGCTTTGAGTACGCCGACTCCCAAAGCACTCTTTCCCCTGATGATGCTCTTTTTGTGGACGTCCTTCACACCAACACTCGAGGATCTCCAGACCGCAGCATCGGGATTCAGAGGCCAGTTGGCCACATAGATGTATACCCCAACGGTGGCACCTTCCAACCTGGCTGTAACCTTCAAAACACTGTATTGATGGTGGCCACTACTGGTTTAAGGA ACATGGATCAGATCGTGAAGTGTTCCCACGAGCGCTCGATTCATCTGTTCATCGATTCGCTCGTGAATACGAAACAGCAAAGTGTGGCTTTTCGCTGTAGCTCCCGAGAAAGCTTCAATAAGGGCATGTGCCTCAGCTGCCGCAAGAACCGCTGCAACAAGGTGGGCTATGGCATCAACAAAATCCGCACTCGCAGGAGCAGCAAGATGTACATGAAAACCAGAGATATGATGCCGTTTAAAG TTTTCCATTACCAAGTGAAGGTCCATTTCTTCGGCAAGACAAAATTGAGCTACACCGACCAACCCATGAAGGTCTCACTGTATGGCATCGACGGTGAGAAGGAAAACATCCCTTATGTTAT GCCTACTTTGAACTCGAACGCCACCGTGTCTTTCCTGTTGACCACAGATGTGGACATCGGAGATCTTCTGATGGTAAAACTTTTCTGGGAGAAAGACACGCTCATCAGCTGGCCATGGTGGAATCCCGACACCTTTCATGTCCGCAAGCTACGGGTGAAATCAGGAGAGAAACAATCTAA AGTAATCTTCACTGCCAAAGAAGGTGAATTTTCCTACCTTACTCGCGGAGGCGACGCCGCCGTCTTTGTAAAAGACAAAGAAGCCCAGTCAAGCCGCAAAAACGAGAG ATTGCACAAGCGGAAGATGGAAGGAAGTTCATATAAACAAAACACGGAGTAG